TTGTCATTAAAATGTGCCGCTTTTTAATATCTCTATGGTTGCCGTTTTGGCTGTATCTGCAAAATCTTCAAATGGTTGACCTTCATTTAGGAAATGGGCATGAAACTCCAGTCCCTCCATCAGGGTGAGGACATAGTCCGCAGCTTTGTGTTCGTCCGTTACCTTAATGACACCTTCTTTGTTAAAAACGACGAATGCGTCATGCAGATAATCACGAAACCAGCGGAACATGTCGTTTAGGGCTTTGCGAATACCTTCATCCCTGAAGCTTTTATAATAAAACCCAAAATGAACACCCGGGTCCACGGTCCGATTCCATTTAAAGCTGAATATCAGGTCCATCAGTGCATCAAACCGTTGGGTACTGTCAGCTATCAAATCAAAATTCAGCATATGTTCAGCTTTGTACTTGGAGATCAGAAGCTCTATGAGCTCTCGCTGCAAGTTGTTCTTGTTCTTGAAGTAGTGAAGGATCAGCGTGGAATGGATATTCAGGTGCTGGGCAATCTTTCCGATGGAACTGCCTTCAAATCCCTTTTCAATTAAAACCTGATAATACCCTTCAAGAATTTCCGGTTTCCGCGTTTCTGCATTTCGATTTTTTCTGGTTGCCATGAATAGTCAGCCTTAATTGTGTTTATTTGCGCTTTGGTTGTAATTCATTTTTTGAAAATTACAATTTACGTATTCTTTACAGTCACAAAATTGTATTGTCAATAAAATTTACTGATCATTCAGTTAAAATTTTTTATGACATCTCGAGCAGAAGGCGTGACGCCCCATAGAAAGGTACATGGTCAGAATCGATTTCTATTAGTTCAAAGAATAAGGCGATGGTTTCCCTTGATAATTGACCGTTGCAATGGTAATTGTACCTAACTTAACGAAAGAGGATAAAAAATGAGAGCTAAGCACCTGATTCTGACCTGTTTTTTCTTTTTTTCTATAGCGACCTGCGTTTATGCAAAAAGTATGTATGTATCCGGAGTTACCCGAATCACTATGCGCACGGGCCCTGGGGTCGGCCATAAAATCGTGGCCATGGTCACTTCTGGGGTCAAATTGCAGATTTTGGAGTATCGCAAGGATTGGTCTATGGTGAGAAATGGTGCCGGGAAAACCGGCTGGGTACTGACCCGGTTTCTTACTGACGACGTACCTAAAGCCCTTATGCTCGAACGGTATAAAAAGGAAAACGAACGTCTGGCATCAAAGCTTTCCGCCGCAGAAGAAACGGCAAAAACCTTGAACGTCCAGAACAAAGAACTGACGGAAATTGCCAGGAAATATAAACAACTCAAAGATGCTTCCGCAAGCTACTTGAAACTTGAGACCGAACATAAAGCACTGCTGGAACAGTCCGGGGAACAGGAAAAACTTATTCAAAGTCTTAAACAAAGAATTAGAAGCGAGGTTAAGCTTGGTCTGCTTTCCGGGGCGGGTGTTTTCATTGTGGGATTGATTTTCGGAATGAGTACCCGAAGGAAGAAAAGAAGCTCCTTGTTATCCTGATTTGTCCGTACTAACGACCATGGGCCGATCTGGTCTATCAACACCCAGACTAAACCCACAACAAAATGTGGAAGTCGCTTAACAACCCATTGAGACTTTCATATGAATTTTTAACACGCCATTTAACATAATAAAGAAGTATTGAGAAATGATTGAAACCGATTTTTTGGTCATCGGCAGCGGTGTTGCCGGCTTGAGCTATGCCTTGAAAGTTGCACAGTTTGGCAAAGTGGCCATTATCACCAAGAAAAAAATTTACAAGACCAATACGGCACTTGCCCAAGGCGGTGTTGCCGCCGTATTCAGCAAAACAGATTCCTTTAAAGAGCATGTGGCAGATACACTGGCTGCAGGGGACGGGCTTTGTGCTGAAGATGTGGTCAACATGGTAGTGACAAACGGACCGGAAAGGATTCGGGAGCTGGTCGATTTAGGGGCCCACTTCAATCTGGACGGTGATGGTAAATATGATTTTTCCCTTGGCCGGGAAGGCGGACATTCCCAGAACAGAATCATCCATGCCCGGGATCTCACCGGAAAGGAAATTGAAGATGTCCTGGTCTCAAATGTTGAACAGCATGAAAATATAACCATTCTGGAAAACCGTACTGCCGTTAATCTGATTACCTATTCCACAAGTGTTCGCAGCGGTCTGGTTAGAACCCAGCATGAAAACATCTGCTGTGGGGCTTATGTCCTGGACAATGAGACCGGAGAGGTGGAAACCGTTGCCGCTAAAGTAACCCTGCTTGCCACAGGTGGCGGGTCCAAAGTTTATTTATATACTTCAAACCCCGATACGGCTACAGGCGACGGCATTGCCATGGCGTACCGGGCAGGGGCCACCGTTGCCAATATGGAGTTTGTCCAGTTTCATCCCACCTGCCTGTTTCATCCCGAAGCCAAGAATTTTCTGATCTCCGAGGCAGTTAGAGGGGAGGGCGCTTATCTCATTGATGAAAAGGGCGAACGGTTCATGGGCAAATACTCACCGGACCTGGAACTTGCCTGCCGGGATGTTGTGGCCCGGGCCATTGACAATGAATTGAAAAAAACCGGTGCGGATTCCGTGTTTCTGGATATCACCCACAAGGATCCCGATTTTGTCCGGAATCGGTTTCCCAATATTCATGCCAAATGTTTGGAATATGGTATTGATATCACCAAACAGCCCATCCCGGTGGTGCCGGCAGCCCATTATATGTGTGGGGGCGTAGCCACGGATCTTAACGGGCGCACCGACATCCAGTGTCTTTATGCCGTGGGGGAAACCGCCTGTACCGGTTTGCACGGGGCCAACCGTCTGGCATCCAATTCGCTTCTTGAAGCATTGGTCTATGCCCATAATGCCTCCCAGGCCTCATTAAAAGAGTTTGAACAAGCCGCCAAGAGATCTAATGTTAAGCTGGCTCCCTGGGATGAGACCAATACCCTGGACGCGGATGAAGCCATCATGGTGACCCACAACTGGGATGAGATCCGGCGTTTGATGTGGAATTATGTGGGCATTGTCCGGTCGGACAAGCGTCTTCACCGTGCTCTGCGCCGTATTGAAATGATTCTGCACGAGATTGAAGAATACTACTGGGACTTTAAAATTACAGCAGATCTCATTGAACTGCGTAACCTTGCCAATGTGGCGGAACTAATCGTTAAGTCCGCATTAATGCGCAAGGAGAGCCGCGGGCTGCATTATAATTTATGGTATCCGGAAAAAGACGATGCCAACTGCCTAACGTCGACCCTGGTCCGGAAAACTTTCTAAAAGAGAGTTTATCTATATCAACCCAAGCGGTTTTCCAACGTGTGAAAACCGCTTGGGTTCAAATGCGATAAAATACCTTATTTCATATCGACTCTTCTTTTATAAATCCCGGGACTGGACCCGTGAATAACCGTGGCGAAGGTGTTTTTTTCGTAAAAATTAATCTGGCTTTCATCAACCCATCCAACAATGGCATATCCATATTCATTATCCCACATATCACTCAAACAGGAAAAAAGAAGTTGGGTCCCAAGGCCCTTTTTTCTTGCTTCCGGTTTAATACCAATAGGCCCGAAAAATCCTTTTGCTGTGGCGTCGTAGCAAGCAAATCCAATGATTTTTTGGTCTCTTACACCAATAAAACAAGATGCGGGTGCGTTTGAAAAACTCCTTTCACATTCACTGGCCCAGCTCTCATTAAATTCTTTTCGCACAAATTCAATCACTTTACTTTTGTCGCAGGATAGCGGTCGGACAATTTTAAATTCACCATCAAAAAGTTCTTTGGGATACTGTTCGAACTGCAATTCATACAGTTTTATTAATAAATCCGGCATGGGTGCCTTCCTTTTTTAAATTTTACCGTATTGGAGATTAAACATTTCCTGCCTTAAAAATACAACTGTCGTTTTAGTGAATTGAGAAACAAGCATGGTTAAAGGTGATATCTTCAATATTAAACTGTCAAGCATGATATTTATCTTTGAAAGAAAAACTTGTACTATCTTGGGCAATGCCTGGTATCATATTGGTATAACAGCCATGGGTTGACCTGACAGGCTTAGCCCACAACAGAGGTTGAAAGATTTGTGTAACATACCCGGACTTTCTTATAACGGCCATGGGCCGACCTGACATATCATCTGCCAGGTTCAGCCCACAACAAAGTTTGAAAGATCTTAGTGAGTTATCTATACTTTCTCATAAAACCTAAATGTAGTCTGCTGCCAAGGAGCTGATATGTTTCAAAGTATTCTAGGACTCTTCGTGTTTTTGGGTATTGCTTTTTTATTAAGCGAGAACAAAAAAAAGATCTCCGCCAGGCTGATCATTTCAGCAATTGCATTGCAACTTGTTTTTGGCGTTGTGACATTGAAATTCGCGTGGGTACGCCAAGGCTTTTTTTACTTAAACGGTTTGGTGGCAGCGCTTTTAAAGGCAACCGGGGAGGGCACAGCCATGGTGTTCGGATACGTTGGCGGCGGTGCACTTCCTTTTCAGGAATCCTATCCCGGGGCTTCGTTTATCCTTGCATTTCAATCCCTTCCCCTGGTTTTGGTGATGAGCGCGTTGTCTGCGTTGTTATTTTACTGGAAAATTATCCCTGCCGTGGTGCGTTTTTTCAGTGTGATCCTAAGCAAAACACTGGGCACCGGAGGCGCTGAAGGCATTGGGATTTCAGCCAATATTTTTGTGGGTATGGTTGAGGCGCCTTTGCTGGTTAAACCGTATTTAGCTACCATGACCCGCAGTGAGTTGTTTACATTAATGACCTGCGGCATGGCCACCATCGCAGGCACGGTCATGGTGCTTTATGCTACGATTCTTAAGCCTGTGATCCCCGGTATTTTAGGTCATATCCTTACCGCATCCATCATCAGTGCACCGGCCGCGATTCTGATTTCAAAAGTCATGATTCCTGAAACCAAAGACGTAACAGAAGGCAAGCTGTCCACGCCAACGGTCT
This window of the uncultured Desulfobacter sp. genome carries:
- a CDS encoding TetR family transcriptional regulator, with protein sequence MATRKNRNAETRKPEILEGYYQVLIEKGFEGSSIGKIAQHLNIHSTLILHYFKNKNNLQRELIELLISKYKAEHMLNFDLIADSTQRFDALMDLIFSFKWNRTVDPGVHFGFYYKSFRDEGIRKALNDMFRWFRDYLHDAFVVFNKEGVIKVTDEHKAADYVLTLMEGLEFHAHFLNEGQPFEDFADTAKTATIEILKSGTF
- a CDS encoding TIGR04211 family SH3 domain-containing protein, producing MRAKHLILTCFFFFSIATCVYAKSMYVSGVTRITMRTGPGVGHKIVAMVTSGVKLQILEYRKDWSMVRNGAGKTGWVLTRFLTDDVPKALMLERYKKENERLASKLSAAEETAKTLNVQNKELTEIARKYKQLKDASASYLKLETEHKALLEQSGEQEKLIQSLKQRIRSEVKLGLLSGAGVFIVGLIFGMSTRRKKRSSLLS
- the nadB gene encoding L-aspartate oxidase, giving the protein MIETDFLVIGSGVAGLSYALKVAQFGKVAIITKKKIYKTNTALAQGGVAAVFSKTDSFKEHVADTLAAGDGLCAEDVVNMVVTNGPERIRELVDLGAHFNLDGDGKYDFSLGREGGHSQNRIIHARDLTGKEIEDVLVSNVEQHENITILENRTAVNLITYSTSVRSGLVRTQHENICCGAYVLDNETGEVETVAAKVTLLATGGGSKVYLYTSNPDTATGDGIAMAYRAGATVANMEFVQFHPTCLFHPEAKNFLISEAVRGEGAYLIDEKGERFMGKYSPDLELACRDVVARAIDNELKKTGADSVFLDITHKDPDFVRNRFPNIHAKCLEYGIDITKQPIPVVPAAHYMCGGVATDLNGRTDIQCLYAVGETACTGLHGANRLASNSLLEALVYAHNASQASLKEFEQAAKRSNVKLAPWDETNTLDADEAIMVTHNWDEIRRLMWNYVGIVRSDKRLHRALRRIEMILHEIEEYYWDFKITADLIELRNLANVAELIVKSALMRKESRGLHYNLWYPEKDDANCLTSTLVRKTF
- a CDS encoding GNAT family N-acetyltransferase; this translates as MPDLLIKLYELQFEQYPKELFDGEFKIVRPLSCDKSKVIEFVRKEFNESWASECERSFSNAPASCFIGVRDQKIIGFACYDATAKGFFGPIGIKPEARKKGLGTQLLFSCLSDMWDNEYGYAIVGWVDESQINFYEKNTFATVIHGSSPGIYKRRVDMK
- a CDS encoding nucleoside transporter C-terminal domain-containing protein, translating into MFQSILGLFVFLGIAFLLSENKKKISARLIISAIALQLVFGVVTLKFAWVRQGFFYLNGLVAALLKATGEGTAMVFGYVGGGALPFQESYPGASFILAFQSLPLVLVMSALSALLFYWKIIPAVVRFFSVILSKTLGTGGAEGIGISANIFVGMVEAPLLVKPYLATMTRSELFTLMTCGMATIAGTVMVLYATILKPVIPGILGHILTASIISAPAAILISKVMIPETKDVTEGKLSTPTVYKSVMDAVTKGTMSGIDLLINIVAMIIVLVAMVSLVNMTLGLMPLFNGEPFTLQRILGWVMAPATWLMGIPWSEAPATGALMGTKTILNEFIAYLDLTRIPAGEISERSRIIISYAMCGFANPGSLGIMIGGMGGMVPERRDEIVSLGLRSIIAGTLATCMTGAVAGMFL